From Rhododendron vialii isolate Sample 1 chromosome 10a, ASM3025357v1, the proteins below share one genomic window:
- the LOC131304112 gene encoding uncharacterized protein LOC131304112 isoform X2: MISSGFYFQSSLSLSLSLSLSLSLKMAAESCMANSRYTYLHDDHTKGPLEAIDAHNVLLHNNTNSKLLLAFLSALLLTATAFSLSSLKGESSNMLLWSLLLSATLVVVFLRKPVEKESVIIMPAFGVQLETHYRRGRTIHRFIPIDKILKPVLSECVTPVTCYWSLSLIVREEEELVLVFKELRPPVKMLIPIWKALCAATDSPETLDQPG, translated from the exons ATGATCTCATCTGGTTTCTACTtccaatcttctctctctctctctctctctctctctctctctctctccctgaaAATGGCGGCTGAATCCTGTATGGCGAATTCTCGATACACATACCTACACGACGATCATACGAAGGGCCCTCTTGAAGCCATTGACGCACACAACGTCCTCCTCCACAACAACACGAATTCAAAGCTTCTCCTCGCATTCCTCTCTGCCCTTCTTCTCACTGCAACTGCGTTTTCCCTCTCTTCGCTCAAG GGTGAATCAAGTAACATGCTTCTTTGGAGCTTACTTCTAAGTGCAACCCTTGTCGTTGTTTTTCTTCGGAAGCCAGTGGAGAAAG AGTCCGTCATAATTATGCCAGCTTTTGGGGTCCAACTTGAAACTCATTACCGAAG AGGGAGAACAATCCACCGCTTCATTCCCATTGACAAGATCTTGAAACCTGTCCTAAGTGAATGTGTGACCCCAGTCACTTGTTACTGGAGCTTGTCTCTGATTGTGCGTGAGGAAGAAGAACTTGTGTTAGTTTTCAAG GAACTACGACCACCAGTCAAAATGTTAATCCCAATCTGGAAGGCTTTGTGCGCCGCTACGGACAGCCCAGAGACTCTTGACCAACCGGGTTGA
- the LOC131304112 gene encoding uncharacterized protein LOC131304112 isoform X3, translating into MLLWSLLLSATLVVVFLRKPVEKESVIIMPAFGVQLETHYRRGRTIHRFIPIDKILKPVLSECVTPVTCYWSLSLIVREEEELVLVFKELRPPVKMLIPIWKALCAATDSPETLDQPG; encoded by the exons ATGCTTCTTTGGAGCTTACTTCTAAGTGCAACCCTTGTCGTTGTTTTTCTTCGGAAGCCAGTGGAGAAAG AGTCCGTCATAATTATGCCAGCTTTTGGGGTCCAACTTGAAACTCATTACCGAAG AGGGAGAACAATCCACCGCTTCATTCCCATTGACAAGATCTTGAAACCTGTCCTAAGTGAATGTGTGACCCCAGTCACTTGTTACTGGAGCTTGTCTCTGATTGTGCGTGAGGAAGAAGAACTTGTGTTAGTTTTCAAG GAACTACGACCACCAGTCAAAATGTTAATCCCAATCTGGAAGGCTTTGTGCGCCGCTACGGACAGCCCAGAGACTCTTGACCAACCGGGTTGA
- the LOC131304112 gene encoding uncharacterized protein LOC131304112 isoform X1, with protein sequence MISSGFYFQSSLSLSLSLSLSLSLKMAAESCMANSRYTYLHDDHTKGPLEAIDAHNVLLHNNTNSKLLLAFLSALLLTATAFSLSSLKQGESSNMLLWSLLLSATLVVVFLRKPVEKESVIIMPAFGVQLETHYRRGRTIHRFIPIDKILKPVLSECVTPVTCYWSLSLIVREEEELVLVFKELRPPVKMLIPIWKALCAATDSPETLDQPG encoded by the exons ATGATCTCATCTGGTTTCTACTtccaatcttctctctctctctctctctctctctctctctctctctccctgaaAATGGCGGCTGAATCCTGTATGGCGAATTCTCGATACACATACCTACACGACGATCATACGAAGGGCCCTCTTGAAGCCATTGACGCACACAACGTCCTCCTCCACAACAACACGAATTCAAAGCTTCTCCTCGCATTCCTCTCTGCCCTTCTTCTCACTGCAACTGCGTTTTCCCTCTCTTCGCTCAAG CAGGGTGAATCAAGTAACATGCTTCTTTGGAGCTTACTTCTAAGTGCAACCCTTGTCGTTGTTTTTCTTCGGAAGCCAGTGGAGAAAG AGTCCGTCATAATTATGCCAGCTTTTGGGGTCCAACTTGAAACTCATTACCGAAG AGGGAGAACAATCCACCGCTTCATTCCCATTGACAAGATCTTGAAACCTGTCCTAAGTGAATGTGTGACCCCAGTCACTTGTTACTGGAGCTTGTCTCTGATTGTGCGTGAGGAAGAAGAACTTGTGTTAGTTTTCAAG GAACTACGACCACCAGTCAAAATGTTAATCCCAATCTGGAAGGCTTTGTGCGCCGCTACGGACAGCCCAGAGACTCTTGACCAACCGGGTTGA